From a single Streptomyces misionensis genomic region:
- a CDS encoding dipeptide ABC transporter ATP-binding protein, protein MSLVEVTDLTVEFGSLRAVDKLSFRLAEGGALALVGESGSGKSTVAGALLGLHHGTGARVGGTVRVAGTDVQTAGERELRRLRGAKAAMVFQDPLSSLDPYYAIGDQIAEVYRVHARASRRAARARAVEVLDRVGIPDAARRARLRPHEFSGGMRQRALIAMALACAPELLIADEPTTALDVTVQAQILDLLHTLRAETGMGLLLVTHDVGVAAESVDEVLVMRHGRAVEHGTVGTVLAAPREAYTRELLDAVPRVDARRTGSPATGEVVLEATGLRREFGRGRRAFAAVDDVSLTVRRGETVGVVGESGSGKTTLGRMLVGLLAPTAGTIRYAGAAHTGVNPAVQMVFQDPVSSLNPRRSVGESIADPLRARGEKDEERIRRRVTELLERVGLEAAHHDRYPHEFSGGQRQRIGIARALAADPRVIVCDEPVSALDVTTQAQVVALLGELQRELGLALVFIAHDLAVVRQVSDRLAVMRRGRVVEYGPADEVYDSPREEYTRQLLAAVPSLDPESAARRRAARGAPAAA, encoded by the coding sequence ATGAGCCTGGTGGAAGTCACGGACCTGACGGTCGAGTTCGGTTCCCTGCGGGCCGTGGACAAACTCTCCTTCCGCCTCGCCGAGGGCGGCGCGCTCGCCCTGGTCGGCGAGTCCGGCTCCGGCAAGTCCACCGTCGCGGGCGCCCTGCTGGGCCTGCACCACGGCACCGGCGCCCGGGTCGGCGGCACCGTACGGGTCGCCGGCACCGACGTCCAGACGGCCGGCGAGCGGGAGCTGCGGCGGCTGCGCGGCGCCAAGGCCGCCATGGTCTTCCAGGACCCGCTGTCCTCCCTCGACCCCTACTACGCCATCGGCGACCAGATCGCCGAGGTGTACCGGGTGCACGCGCGGGCCTCGCGCCGTGCCGCCCGCGCGCGGGCCGTGGAGGTCCTGGACCGGGTCGGGATCCCGGACGCCGCCCGGCGGGCCCGCTTGCGCCCGCACGAGTTCAGCGGCGGCATGCGCCAGCGCGCCCTGATCGCGATGGCGCTCGCCTGCGCCCCCGAGCTGCTGATCGCCGACGAGCCGACCACCGCGCTCGACGTCACCGTCCAGGCCCAGATCCTCGATCTGCTGCACACCCTGCGCGCGGAGACCGGCATGGGCCTGCTGCTGGTCACCCACGACGTGGGCGTGGCCGCGGAGAGCGTCGACGAGGTGCTGGTCATGCGGCACGGCAGGGCCGTCGAGCACGGTACGGTCGGTACGGTCCTGGCGGCGCCCCGCGAGGCGTACACCCGCGAACTCCTCGACGCCGTACCCCGCGTGGACGCGCGCCGCACCGGCTCGCCCGCCACCGGCGAGGTGGTGCTGGAGGCCACCGGGCTGCGGCGCGAGTTCGGGCGCGGCAGGCGGGCGTTCGCCGCCGTGGACGACGTCTCGCTCACCGTGCGGCGCGGCGAGACCGTCGGCGTCGTCGGCGAGAGCGGCAGCGGCAAGACCACCCTCGGCCGGATGCTGGTCGGGCTGCTGGCGCCGACCGCGGGCACGATCCGGTACGCGGGGGCCGCGCACACCGGGGTGAACCCGGCCGTCCAGATGGTCTTCCAGGACCCGGTCTCCTCCCTCAACCCCCGCCGCAGCGTGGGCGAGTCCATCGCCGACCCGCTGCGCGCGCGGGGCGAGAAGGACGAGGAGCGGATCCGGAGGCGGGTGACGGAACTGCTGGAGCGCGTGGGGCTCGAAGCGGCGCACCACGACCGCTACCCGCACGAGTTCAGCGGCGGTCAGCGCCAGCGCATCGGCATCGCCCGCGCGCTCGCCGCCGACCCGCGCGTCATCGTCTGCGACGAGCCCGTCTCCGCGCTCGACGTCACCACCCAGGCCCAAGTGGTCGCCCTGCTCGGCGAGTTGCAGCGGGAACTAGGCCTCGCGCTGGTCTTCATCGCGCACGACCTCGCCGTCGTCCGCCAGGTCAGCGACCGGCTCGCGGTGATGCGCCGGGGCCGGGTGGTGGAGTACGGCCCGGCCGACGAGGTGTACGACAGCCCGCGCGAGGAGTACACCCGGCAACTGCTGGCCGCGGTGCCCTCCCTGGACCCGGAGTCGGCGGCCCGGCGCCGGGCCGCGCGCGGCGCACCGGCGGCGGCCTGA
- a CDS encoding alpha/beta hydrolase yields MASDSRLRAVVPRRPRTTTTALTSAAVLLAALLTGCGDGDLRATGTSARFTAQTLDWRACPAPSEAEGGGSAPSPLPNGATWECATMKAPLDWSRPQGPTIGIALIRAKASGPANRRIGSLVFNFGGPGGSGVTALPAFAQDYATLRTRYDLVSFDPRGVGRSAPVKCLGDAQLDTFFQQDATPDDSTERAQLLARTRKFNAACEANSGKLLPNVRTTDAARDMDLMRRLLGDAKLHYFGISYGTELGGVYAHLFPQHVGRAVFDGVVDPTQNPEQSALGQAKGFQLALDNFAEDCVAKPEGCPIGDTPQDVKDRIAQLLHDLDKKPIPGISPRRLTETAATNGIAQSLYSKDFWEYLTEGLEQAYDGDGRVLMVLSDAMNGRNQNGGYSNITAANVAINCADQKPRYTVADVQRALPRFRAASPLFGDFLAWGMVSCTDWAVPGAAYHPDVSAPGSAPILVVGNTGDPATPYAGARRMTQALGKGVAVELTYKGQGHGAYDSKNKCVQNTVNAYLLDGTVPRSGGVCT; encoded by the coding sequence ATGGCCTCTGACTCCCGGCTGCGTGCCGTTGTTCCCCGCCGGCCGCGTACCACCACCACCGCCCTGACCTCGGCCGCCGTGCTGCTGGCCGCGCTGCTGACCGGATGCGGTGACGGCGACCTCCGCGCCACCGGCACGAGTGCCCGGTTCACGGCCCAGACGCTGGACTGGCGGGCCTGCCCGGCCCCGTCCGAGGCTGAGGGCGGCGGGAGCGCGCCCTCCCCGCTGCCGAACGGCGCCACCTGGGAGTGCGCCACCATGAAGGCGCCGCTGGACTGGAGCAGGCCGCAGGGCCCGACCATCGGCATCGCCCTGATCCGGGCCAAGGCCAGCGGGCCGGCGAACCGGCGGATCGGCTCGCTGGTGTTCAACTTCGGCGGCCCCGGCGGCAGCGGCGTCACCGCGCTGCCCGCGTTCGCGCAGGACTACGCGACCCTGCGCACCCGTTACGACCTGGTCAGCTTCGATCCGCGCGGGGTCGGCCGCAGCGCGCCGGTGAAGTGTCTCGGCGATGCCCAGCTCGACACCTTCTTCCAGCAGGACGCGACGCCCGACGACAGCACCGAACGCGCCCAGCTGCTCGCGCGCACCCGGAAGTTCAACGCCGCCTGCGAGGCGAACTCCGGGAAGCTGCTGCCGAACGTGCGCACCACCGACGCGGCCCGCGACATGGACCTGATGCGGCGGCTCCTCGGCGATGCCAAGCTGCACTACTTCGGCATCTCCTACGGCACCGAACTGGGCGGTGTCTACGCCCACTTGTTCCCCCAGCACGTGGGCCGGGCGGTGTTCGACGGCGTGGTCGACCCCACCCAGAACCCCGAACAGAGCGCGCTCGGCCAGGCCAAGGGCTTCCAGCTGGCGCTGGACAACTTCGCCGAGGACTGCGTCGCCAAGCCCGAGGGCTGCCCGATCGGGGACACCCCGCAGGACGTCAAGGACCGCATCGCGCAACTCCTGCACGACCTCGACAAGAAGCCGATCCCGGGGATCTCCCCGCGCCGGCTCACCGAGACGGCCGCCACCAACGGCATCGCGCAGTCCCTGTACTCCAAGGACTTCTGGGAGTACCTCACCGAGGGTCTGGAGCAGGCGTACGACGGTGACGGCAGGGTCCTGATGGTGCTGTCCGACGCGATGAACGGCCGCAACCAGAACGGCGGTTACAGCAACATCACCGCGGCGAACGTGGCGATCAACTGCGCCGACCAGAAACCCCGGTACACCGTCGCCGACGTCCAGCGGGCGCTGCCCCGGTTCCGTGCCGCTTCCCCGCTGTTCGGCGACTTCCTCGCCTGGGGCATGGTCAGCTGCACCGACTGGGCCGTGCCCGGCGCCGCGTACCACCCTGACGTCAGCGCCCCCGGCTCGGCCCCCATCCTCGTCGTCGGCAACACCGGCGACCCAGCCACCCCCTACGCCGGCGCGCGCAGGATGACGCAGGCGCTCGGCAAAGGCGTCGCGGTGGAGCTGACGTACAAGGGTCAGGGGCACGGGGCGTACGACAGCAAGAACAAGTGCGTCCAGAACACGGTGAACGCGTACCTGCTGGACGGGACGGTCCCCAGGAGCGGCGGGGTCTGCACCTGA
- a CDS encoding DUF3492 domain-containing protein, producing MRTGLLTEGGYPYVGGDAGLWCDRLVRGLDRHEFDLYALSRSRRQEEQGLLPLPPHVTRVRTAPLWTAGDDAGAVAYGRRARRSFAEHYGELAGALCAAPDTAAGDAVADRFANALYGLAGLAREHGGLGAALRSDTAVRTLERACRASGAPRPARTARVADLLTVTAHLERALRPLSLDWYGDDALGAADLCHATSGGPAALPGLLARHFSGVPLLVTEYGVQLRSHYLALGPDAAAPAVRTLLAAFHGRLAAEIYRRAELLTPGNAHARRWQQRCGADRARIRTVHPGMEAARFAEVGEAPDRAAPDTLLWVGRVEPAKDLVSLLHAFAEVRKEEPRARLRVVGAPNGPDGAAYLSQCRALAAQLFPDEADGAHAVGSNPVSFEEIGGPEAPTLPDAYAAGAVVVLSSVVEGFPTGLIEAMFCGRATVSTDVGAVVEVIGGTGLVVPPRNPRALADACVALLRDPERRARLGAAARARALELFTVEQNIAAFHGIYLEIVSHCPVRRDVLDAAGAPLPFAAPAESHVPAHWSRTHVPAWAAPEATR from the coding sequence GTGCGCACAGGACTGCTTACGGAGGGTGGTTATCCGTATGTGGGCGGTGACGCCGGCCTCTGGTGCGACCGGCTGGTGCGCGGGCTGGACCGGCACGAGTTCGACCTCTACGCGCTCAGCCGCAGCAGGCGCCAGGAGGAACAGGGACTGCTCCCGCTGCCGCCCCACGTGACCCGGGTCCGTACGGCACCGCTGTGGACGGCGGGGGACGACGCCGGGGCGGTGGCGTACGGACGGCGTGCGCGCCGAAGCTTCGCCGAGCACTACGGCGAACTGGCCGGCGCGCTGTGCGCCGCGCCGGACACTGCCGCCGGTGACGCGGTGGCGGACCGTTTCGCCAACGCGCTCTACGGCCTCGCCGGCCTCGCCCGCGAACACGGCGGACTCGGCGCCGCCCTGCGCTCCGACACCGCCGTACGCACCCTGGAGCGCGCCTGCCGCGCCTCCGGCGCGCCGCGCCCGGCGCGCACGGCGCGCGTGGCCGATCTGCTCACCGTCACCGCACACCTCGAACGCGCCCTGCGCCCCCTCTCCCTCGACTGGTACGGCGACGACGCCCTCGGCGCCGCCGACCTCTGCCACGCCACCTCCGGCGGACCGGCCGCCCTCCCCGGGCTGCTCGCCCGGCACTTCTCCGGCGTGCCCCTGCTGGTCACCGAGTACGGCGTCCAGCTGCGCTCCCACTACCTGGCCCTCGGCCCCGACGCCGCCGCGCCCGCCGTCCGCACCCTGCTCGCCGCCTTCCACGGCCGGCTGGCCGCGGAGATCTACCGCCGCGCCGAACTCCTCACCCCCGGCAACGCGCACGCCCGCCGCTGGCAGCAGCGGTGCGGCGCCGACCGGGCCAGGATCCGCACGGTCCACCCCGGCATGGAGGCCGCCCGCTTCGCCGAGGTCGGCGAGGCCCCGGACCGCGCGGCCCCGGACACCCTGCTCTGGGTCGGACGCGTCGAACCCGCCAAGGACCTGGTCTCGCTGCTGCACGCCTTCGCCGAGGTCCGCAAGGAGGAACCGCGGGCCCGGCTGCGCGTCGTCGGCGCGCCGAACGGCCCCGACGGCGCCGCCTATCTGAGCCAGTGCCGGGCCCTGGCGGCCCAGCTCTTCCCGGACGAGGCGGACGGCGCCCACGCCGTGGGCTCCAACCCCGTCTCCTTCGAGGAGATCGGCGGCCCCGAGGCCCCCACGCTGCCCGACGCGTACGCGGCCGGCGCGGTCGTCGTGCTGTCCAGCGTGGTGGAGGGCTTCCCCACCGGGCTCATCGAGGCCATGTTCTGCGGCCGGGCCACCGTCTCGACGGACGTCGGCGCGGTGGTGGAGGTGATCGGCGGCACGGGACTCGTCGTACCCCCGCGCAATCCGCGGGCGCTCGCCGATGCCTGCGTGGCGCTGCTGCGCGACCCCGAGCGCCGCGCGCGCCTCGGCGCCGCCGCGCGCGCCCGGGCGCTCGAACTGTTCACGGTCGAGCAGAACATCGCCGCGTTCCACGGCATCTACCTGGAGATCGTCTCGCACTGCCCGGTCCGCCGGGACGTCCTGGACGCGGCCGGCGCGCCCCTTCCCTTCGCCGCCCCCGCCGAGTCCCACGTCCCCGCCCACTGGTCCAGGACCCACGTCCCCGCCTGGGCCGCCCCGGAGGCCACCCGATGA
- a CDS encoding spherulation-specific family 4 protein: protein MPHLTSTAVRTALGVPGYAHPLVAPAQWAELARPGTPLDWVALDVCAGPGARPDPHCLEAAGQLHHAGVRVLGRLDAAQGARDHAELRHEALRYLDWYQVDGFLLDHCPGGAAELPVVRRLLAGLRTDAGPAHLVLGHGTHPHPGYAECADQLVTFAGPWADYRWSQVAEWTADYPPDRFCHFVHGVPRGHLEEALRIARWQGAATIYFTDRTGGRGQGDPWEAMPGYWDEIVSRLETGVSE, encoded by the coding sequence ATGCCGCATCTGACCAGCACCGCGGTGCGCACCGCCCTCGGTGTCCCCGGTTACGCCCACCCCCTGGTCGCCCCCGCCCAGTGGGCCGAGCTGGCCCGCCCCGGCACCCCGCTGGACTGGGTGGCGCTCGACGTCTGCGCGGGCCCGGGCGCCCGGCCCGACCCGCACTGCCTGGAAGCCGCGGGCCAGCTGCACCACGCGGGCGTCCGCGTCCTCGGCCGCCTCGATGCCGCCCAGGGCGCCCGCGACCACGCCGAACTGCGCCACGAGGCCCTGCGCTACCTCGACTGGTACCAGGTGGACGGCTTCCTGCTGGACCACTGCCCGGGCGGCGCGGCCGAGCTCCCCGTCGTCCGCCGGCTGCTCGCCGGCCTGCGGACGGACGCCGGCCCCGCCCACCTCGTCCTCGGTCACGGCACCCATCCGCACCCGGGCTACGCGGAGTGCGCCGACCAGCTGGTGACCTTCGCGGGGCCCTGGGCCGACTACCGCTGGTCCCAGGTCGCGGAGTGGACGGCGGACTACCCGCCCGACCGGTTCTGCCACTTCGTGCACGGAGTGCCCCGCGGTCACCTGGAGGAGGCGCTGCGCATCGCCCGCTGGCAGGGCGCGGCGACGATCTACTTCACGGACCGCACCGGCGGCCGGGGCCAGGGTGACCCCTGGGAGGCCATGCCCGGCTACTGGGACGAAATCGTCTCGCGCCTCGAAACGGGTGTCTCGGAATGA
- a CDS encoding NAD-dependent epimerase/dehydratase family protein: MRVLLMGANGYLGRFVAERLLADPAVQLTALGRGDDADVRFDLATGSPGALTRFLDAVHPGVVINCAGATRGGARELTRHNTVAAATVCEALRRSGCGARLVQIGCGAEYGPSQPGSSTAEDAVPRPGGPYGVSKLAATELVLGSGLDAVVLRVFSPAGPGTPAGSPLGRLAEAMRRAMQSGDGELKLAGLGIQRDFVDVRDVARAVHAASLSAAQGVINIGSGRAVRLRDAAGILARVAGYGGALHELDGPPGPLRGALGHPRAEAEHTSPAAFPYPDGCGSWQQADVRTARDRLGWRPRINLEESLADIWMEAACRI, translated from the coding sequence ATGAGGGTCCTGCTGATGGGTGCCAACGGATACCTCGGCCGGTTCGTCGCCGAGCGCCTGCTCGCCGACCCCGCCGTCCAGCTCACCGCGCTCGGGCGGGGCGACGACGCGGACGTACGGTTCGACCTCGCGACCGGCAGCCCTGGGGCGCTGACCCGGTTCCTGGACGCGGTCCACCCGGGCGTCGTGATCAACTGCGCGGGCGCCACCCGCGGCGGGGCGCGGGAGCTGACCCGGCACAACACCGTCGCCGCGGCCACCGTCTGCGAGGCGCTGCGCCGCAGCGGTTGCGGAGCGCGGCTGGTGCAGATCGGCTGCGGGGCCGAGTACGGGCCCAGCCAGCCCGGCTCCTCCACCGCCGAGGACGCCGTACCGCGCCCCGGCGGCCCGTACGGCGTCAGCAAGCTCGCCGCCACCGAACTGGTCCTCGGCTCCGGTCTGGACGCCGTCGTGCTGCGGGTCTTCTCGCCCGCGGGCCCCGGCACCCCGGCCGGCTCCCCGCTGGGCCGGCTCGCCGAGGCGATGCGCCGCGCCATGCAGTCCGGCGACGGTGAGCTGAAGCTCGCCGGCCTCGGCATCCAGCGCGACTTCGTGGACGTGCGCGACGTCGCGCGCGCCGTGCACGCCGCCTCGCTCTCCGCCGCACAGGGCGTGATCAACATCGGTTCCGGCCGGGCCGTACGGCTGCGGGACGCCGCCGGGATCCTCGCCCGCGTGGCCGGCTACGGCGGCGCCCTGCACGAACTCGACGGCCCGCCCGGCCCGTTGCGCGGCGCCCTCGGCCACCCGCGGGCCGAGGCCGAGCACACCTCCCCGGCGGCGTTCCCCTACCCGGACGGCTGCGGCAGCTGGCAGCAGGCCGATGTGCGCACCGCGCGCGACCGGCTCGGCTGGCGGCCCCGGATCAATCTGGAGGAATCCCTGGCGGACATCTGGATGGAGGCGGCATGCCGCATCTGA
- the moeZ gene encoding adenylyltransferase/sulfurtransferase MoeZ has product MSLPPLVEPASELTVDEVRRYSRHLIIPDVGMDGQKRLKNAKVLCVGAGGLGSPALMYLAAAGVGTLGIVEFDEVDESNLQRQIIHSQSDIGRSKAESARDTVKGINPYVDVILHEERLEADNVMDIFSQYDLIVDGTDNFATRYLVNDACVLLNKPYIWGSIYRFDGQASVFWSEHGPCYRCLYPEPPPPGMVPSCAEGGVLGVLCASIGSIQVNEAIKLIAGIGDPLVGRLMIYDALEMQYRQVKVRKDPNCAVCGENPTVTELIDYEAFCGVVSEEAQAAAVDSTITPKQLKEWIDDGENIEIIDVREPNEYEIVSIPGAKLIPKNEFLMGTALESLPQDKKIVLHCKTGVRSAEVLAVLKSAGFSDAVHVGGGVIGWVNQIEPDKPVY; this is encoded by the coding sequence GTGTCGCTGCCACCCCTGGTCGAGCCGGCTTCCGAGCTCACCGTAGACGAGGTCCGCAGGTACTCCCGCCACCTGATCATCCCCGATGTGGGCATGGACGGGCAGAAGCGGCTGAAGAACGCCAAGGTGCTCTGCGTGGGCGCCGGCGGGCTGGGCTCGCCCGCGCTGATGTACCTGGCCGCGGCGGGCGTGGGCACGCTCGGCATCGTGGAGTTCGACGAGGTCGACGAGTCGAACCTGCAGCGCCAGATCATCCACAGCCAGTCCGACATCGGCCGTTCCAAGGCCGAGTCCGCGCGTGACACCGTCAAGGGCATCAACCCGTACGTGGACGTGATCCTTCACGAGGAGCGGCTCGAGGCCGACAACGTGATGGACATCTTCAGCCAGTACGACCTGATCGTGGACGGCACGGACAACTTCGCCACCCGCTATCTGGTCAACGACGCCTGTGTGCTGCTGAACAAGCCGTACATCTGGGGTTCGATCTACCGCTTCGACGGCCAGGCGTCCGTGTTCTGGTCCGAGCACGGCCCCTGCTACCGCTGCCTCTACCCGGAGCCCCCGCCCCCGGGCATGGTCCCCTCCTGCGCCGAGGGCGGCGTGCTCGGCGTGCTGTGCGCGTCCATCGGCTCCATCCAGGTCAACGAGGCCATCAAGCTGATCGCCGGCATCGGCGACCCGCTGGTCGGCCGGCTGATGATCTACGACGCCCTGGAGATGCAGTACCGGCAGGTCAAGGTCCGCAAGGACCCCAACTGCGCGGTCTGCGGCGAGAACCCGACCGTCACCGAGCTCATCGACTACGAGGCCTTCTGCGGTGTCGTCTCCGAGGAGGCGCAGGCGGCGGCGGTGGACTCCACGATCACTCCCAAGCAGCTCAAGGAGTGGATCGACGACGGCGAGAACATCGAGATCATCGACGTCCGCGAGCCCAACGAGTACGAGATCGTCTCCATCCCGGGCGCCAAGCTGATCCCGAAGAACGAGTTCCTCATGGGCACCGCGCTGGAGTCGCTGCCCCAGGACAAGAAGATCGTCTTGCACTGCAAGACGGGTGTCCGCAGTGCGGAAGTCCTCGCGGTCCTGAAGTCCGCGGGCTTCTCCGACGCGGTCCACGTCGGCGGCGGCGTGATCGGCTGGGTCAACCAGATCGAGCCCGACAAGCCGGTCTACTGA